A part of Thermosphaera sp. genomic DNA contains:
- a CDS encoding DUF1805 domain-containing protein — MSREIIRVKEVEAGGRKYLGIEVSLPQSPPLIVIAGRTGFAMCGLLDVSAAEKKGLVAVKVPGVSSVEEMLEKEVAEATSKAEALGARKGAKLREVLEYL; from the coding sequence ATGTCCCGTGAAATCATCCGCGTGAAGGAAGTCGAGGCAGGCGGGAGAAAGTATCTCGGAATCGAAGTAAGCCTCCCCCAGTCTCCCCCGCTCATCGTGATAGCGGGCAGAACAGGGTTCGCAATGTGCGGCCTCCTCGACGTATCGGCTGCGGAGAAGAAGGGCCTCGTAGCGGTCAAGGTCCCCGGAGTCAGCTCAGTGGAGGAGATGCTCGAGAAGGAGGTAGCGGAGGCCACCTCCAAGGCTGAAGCCCTAGGGGCGAGGAAGGGGGCCAAGCTGAGGGAAGTGCTGGAGTACTTGTAA
- the pyk gene encoding pyruvate kinase: protein MLGALKPRVKLIATIGPSSGDYDTIRRMIREGVSGFRINYAHGSEEVWSNYVKMVRDASSELGEPVSIIGDLPGPQVRSGEFEEFAVKKGETLRLVHEPPSLEKGLIPVAVRELFSTLEPGDIVLYGDGEVSFRVLSVEEDSSTVIVLNDGVVKPRKKIVVQGKEVGLPMLGDKDVRILDHAVSNRLTYLALSYVRTPRDVELVRSLLKPREHSLRIIAKIETRSAYLNLNGIIESSDAVLVARGDLGLHFPLEEVPLIQKNIVSASNSLGKPSIVATQVMESMLSNPRPSRSDVVDVYNSVYDMVDAIMLTNETAVGKYPVETVKWAKRIIETAISRQEKPSVEKYRRVGNTLVEKYANGLLLLAESLNAKILVYTRGNTVPPLISKLRPLVPVYIGSSSKTIAEALAIYYGLNPVSLEEMGGDASYEKGVEALYVSLRRKGLISIGDIVVKAYVKSGTGVHEIIVEEVR, encoded by the coding sequence GTGCTTGGAGCTTTGAAGCCGAGGGTCAAGCTCATCGCCACGATCGGGCCGAGCAGCGGGGATTACGATACGATCAGGAGAATGATCCGCGAGGGCGTATCCGGTTTCAGGATCAACTATGCCCACGGAAGCGAGGAGGTCTGGAGCAACTACGTCAAGATGGTGAGAGACGCGTCGAGCGAGCTCGGCGAGCCAGTCTCCATAATAGGCGACCTCCCCGGCCCCCAGGTGAGGTCGGGTGAGTTCGAGGAGTTCGCTGTTAAAAAAGGCGAAACCCTGAGGCTGGTGCACGAGCCCCCGAGCCTTGAGAAGGGGTTGATACCCGTAGCAGTGCGCGAATTATTCTCAACTCTCGAGCCCGGGGACATCGTGCTCTATGGTGATGGCGAAGTCTCCTTCAGGGTTCTCTCCGTCGAGGAGGATTCTTCAACCGTGATCGTCTTGAACGATGGAGTAGTCAAGCCCCGCAAGAAAATAGTCGTCCAGGGCAAGGAGGTCGGGCTCCCCATGCTGGGCGACAAGGATGTGAGGATTCTAGACCACGCGGTCTCCAACCGCTTGACATACCTTGCGCTCAGCTACGTGAGAACCCCCCGGGATGTCGAGCTCGTCAGAAGCCTGCTCAAGCCCAGGGAGCACTCGCTCAGGATCATAGCCAAGATAGAGACGAGGTCCGCGTACTTGAACCTGAACGGGATTATCGAGTCCTCGGACGCTGTCCTCGTGGCGAGGGGCGACCTAGGGCTTCACTTCCCGCTGGAGGAGGTCCCGCTCATACAGAAGAACATCGTGTCAGCATCCAACTCGCTCGGGAAGCCGAGCATCGTCGCCACGCAGGTCATGGAGTCCATGCTGAGCAATCCGAGGCCGAGCAGGAGCGACGTGGTGGACGTCTACAACTCGGTGTACGACATGGTGGACGCGATCATGCTGACCAATGAAACAGCGGTCGGCAAATACCCTGTTGAAACGGTGAAATGGGCTAAGAGGATCATTGAGACAGCGATATCTCGGCAGGAGAAGCCGTCCGTGGAGAAGTATAGGAGGGTTGGTAACACCCTCGTTGAGAAGTATGCGAACGGGCTGCTACTTCTCGCGGAGAGCTTGAACGCTAAGATCCTCGTCTACACTAGGGGCAACACGGTTCCACCCTTGATCTCGAAGCTCAGGCCCCTCGTGCCCGTCTACATCGGGTCTTCTTCGAAGACGATCGCCGAGGCCTTAGCCATCTACTACGGGTTGAACCCCGTGAGCCTCGAGGAGATGGGGGGCGACGCGAGCTATGAGAAGGGAGTCGAAGCCCTCTATGTTTCTCTGAGGAGAAAAGGGTTGATCAGTATTGGCGACATCGTTGTAAAAGCCTATGTTAAATCGGGCACCGGGGTTCACGAGATAATCGTGGAGGAGGTCAGGTAG
- the tpiA gene encoding triose-phosphate isomerase, whose product MKPIIAVNYKAYHPHSFGENALRIARDARRVWEETGVEVVLAPPFTEIYRVLEEVEGSGVKVFAQHADPVEPGATTGYIPLEGLKEAGVHGVILNHSEHRLKIADINMLVNKARRLGLKTLACADVPETGAAIALLKPDMIAVEPPELIGTGVSVSKAKPEVITNSVSLIRSVNKEVLVLTGAGISTGDDVYQAIKLGTIGVLVASGIVKAKDPYSVMKDMALNALKAVQQ is encoded by the coding sequence TTGAAGCCTATAATAGCGGTGAACTACAAGGCGTATCACCCGCACAGCTTCGGCGAGAACGCCCTGAGGATAGCCAGGGACGCTAGGAGAGTGTGGGAGGAGACGGGCGTTGAAGTAGTCCTCGCGCCCCCGTTCACCGAGATCTACAGGGTGTTGGAGGAGGTCGAGGGCTCCGGCGTGAAGGTGTTTGCTCAGCACGCGGACCCGGTTGAACCCGGTGCTACAACCGGCTACATCCCCCTGGAGGGGTTGAAGGAGGCGGGGGTTCACGGAGTGATATTGAACCACAGCGAGCACAGGTTGAAGATAGCCGACATAAACATGCTAGTGAACAAGGCTAGGAGGCTCGGGTTGAAGACGCTGGCATGCGCGGACGTCCCCGAGACCGGCGCCGCGATAGCGTTGCTGAAGCCCGATATGATCGCCGTGGAGCCCCCTGAGCTGATAGGGACCGGCGTCAGCGTCAGCAAGGCGAAGCCCGAGGTCATAACCAACAGCGTCTCCCTGATAAGGAGCGTTAACAAGGAAGTACTAGTATTAACGGGCGCGGGGATATCGACCGGGGACGACGTCTACCAGGCTATTAAGCTCGGAACCATCGGAGTCCTGGTCGCGTCGGGAATCGTGAAGGCGAAGGACCCCTACAGCGTCATGAAGGATATGGCGTTGAACGCGTTGAAAGCTGTTCAACAATAG
- the fbp gene encoding fructose-1,6-bisphosphate aldolase/phosphatase: MGDKITLSIIKADVGSVAGHHMPHPDQLAAATKVLAEAKQKDVIIDFYVTHVGDDIQLIMTHKKGVDHPDIHGLAWEAFKSATKVARDLKLYAAGQDLLSEAFSGNVRGMGPGVAELEMEEREAEPVITFHADKTEPGAFNMPIYKIFADPFNTAGLVIDPKMHDGFVFEVYDVFEGRSVLMKTPEESYDVLALIGTPGRYIVRRVYRKSDNLLAAVVSVERLNLTAGRYVGKDDPVAIVRAQHGLPAVGEVLEPFSFPHLVAGWMRGSHHGPLMPVPMRYAKVTRFDGPPRLIALGWNISRGRLIGPVDLFDDVAFDETRRLAETIAEYMRRHGPFMPHRLGPEEMEYTTLPSVLEKLKDRFVKTEEAKVVKKHSDLLSG; encoded by the coding sequence ATGGGAGATAAAATCACCTTATCCATTATAAAAGCAGACGTTGGAAGCGTTGCTGGACACCACATGCCTCACCCCGATCAATTGGCCGCCGCCACCAAGGTCCTCGCTGAAGCCAAGCAGAAGGACGTGATAATCGACTTCTACGTGACGCACGTTGGGGACGACATCCAGTTGATCATGACGCATAAGAAGGGCGTAGACCACCCGGACATACACGGCTTAGCATGGGAGGCTTTCAAGTCCGCCACGAAGGTTGCAAGGGATTTAAAGCTCTACGCCGCCGGGCAGGACCTGCTGAGCGAGGCTTTCTCAGGCAACGTCAGGGGCATGGGTCCCGGCGTCGCCGAGCTCGAAATGGAGGAGAGGGAGGCTGAGCCCGTTATAACTTTCCACGCCGACAAGACCGAGCCCGGAGCCTTCAACATGCCCATCTACAAGATCTTCGCAGACCCCTTCAACACCGCTGGACTAGTCATTGACCCTAAGATGCACGATGGATTCGTGTTCGAAGTATACGATGTGTTCGAGGGGAGGAGCGTCTTGATGAAGACCCCCGAGGAGTCATACGATGTCCTCGCGCTAATCGGCACCCCGGGCAGATACATTGTGAGGAGAGTTTACAGGAAGTCGGACAACCTGCTAGCCGCCGTGGTGAGCGTTGAAAGGCTCAACCTCACCGCTGGAAGATACGTCGGCAAGGACGACCCCGTAGCCATTGTCCGAGCGCAACACGGCCTCCCCGCCGTCGGAGAAGTCCTCGAGCCCTTCAGCTTCCCGCACCTCGTAGCAGGGTGGATGAGGGGTTCGCATCACGGTCCGTTAATGCCTGTTCCAATGAGGTATGCCAAGGTGACGAGGTTTGACGGACCCCCGAGATTGATCGCCCTCGGATGGAACATCTCCCGCGGCAGGCTGATAGGTCCGGTAGACTTGTTCGACGACGTAGCCTTCGACGAGACCAGGAGGCTCGCGGAGACGATAGCCGAGTACATGAGGAGGCACGGTCCCTTCATGCCTCACAGGCTTGGACCAGAGGAAATGGAGTACACAACCCTGCCCTCAGTCCTCGAGAAGCTGAAGGATAGGTTCGTGAAGACTGAGGAGGCTAAAGTAGTTAAGAAGCACAGCGACCTGCTCTCAGGCTAG
- a CDS encoding ribosome biogenesis/translation initiation ATPase RLI — translation MTRLAVVERDYCKPDKCSLECIRFCPVNRTRKTKAVDLSEDKTHSIIFEDKCIGCGICVKKCPYNAISVVNVPDELEKQLVHRYGENMFKLYGLPVPKTGGILGIIGKNGAGKTTSIKILSGQLKPNLGNYASEPDWDSVIKAFKGTELQTYFSRLASNSLKSVVKPQYIEAVRRVVKGSVKDLLTRADERGLLNEVVEKLNLKSLLDRQVSELSGGELQKFLVAAVLLKNADAYFFDEPCSYLDVRERIRVADAIREFTDASRNYVVVVEHDLMILDYISDNVVVVYGEPGVYGIASKPYGVRAGINHYLNGYLPAENMRIRPEAVRFRIQVAEKRFEESEYPVLKWERMIFQYPSSGFKLVVEEGEAYPGEVLGILGPNGVGKSTFIKLLSGELKPVEGEVLISAGKVSVKPQELSPRIFAEETVSQALRNASSEAVNPASWLYNELIRKLRLNRMLDRRIEELSGGELQKLAVATSLAREADLYLLDEPSAYLDVEERIIIAKVIRKIIEEKRKTAIVVEHDLMLQNYISDKMIVFTGRPSVEGFASKTLGIREGFNTLLMNLSITVRKDSETGRPRINKPGSVLDREQKSRGEYYVPD, via the coding sequence ATGACCAGGCTTGCGGTGGTGGAAAGGGACTACTGTAAACCCGATAAGTGTAGCTTGGAGTGCATTAGATTCTGCCCTGTTAACAGGACGAGGAAGACTAAGGCCGTAGACCTAAGCGAGGATAAAACCCACTCGATCATCTTCGAGGACAAGTGCATTGGATGCGGCATATGTGTTAAGAAATGCCCGTACAACGCCATATCAGTCGTCAACGTGCCCGACGAGCTCGAGAAGCAACTGGTTCACCGCTACGGGGAAAACATGTTCAAGCTATACGGTCTCCCCGTCCCCAAGACGGGGGGAATACTCGGGATAATCGGGAAGAACGGAGCCGGGAAGACAACGAGCATCAAGATATTATCAGGGCAACTGAAGCCCAATCTCGGAAACTACGCGAGCGAGCCCGACTGGGACAGCGTGATAAAAGCCTTCAAGGGCACGGAGCTACAAACCTACTTCTCACGCCTAGCGAGCAACTCGTTGAAGAGCGTTGTAAAACCCCAGTATATCGAAGCGGTGAGAAGGGTTGTGAAGGGGAGCGTTAAAGACCTTTTAACGAGGGCTGATGAAAGAGGATTGTTAAACGAAGTTGTTGAAAAATTGAACTTGAAGAGCCTTCTCGACCGCCAGGTCTCGGAGCTGAGCGGGGGAGAGCTACAGAAGTTCCTCGTGGCCGCAGTCCTGTTGAAGAACGCCGACGCATACTTCTTCGACGAGCCCTGCAGCTACCTCGACGTGAGAGAGAGGATTAGGGTTGCAGACGCTATAAGAGAGTTCACCGATGCATCAAGGAACTACGTGGTCGTGGTCGAGCACGACCTCATGATACTTGACTACATAAGCGACAACGTCGTAGTCGTGTACGGTGAGCCGGGGGTCTACGGGATAGCGTCGAAGCCCTACGGGGTTAGAGCCGGCATAAACCACTATTTAAACGGGTACCTCCCAGCCGAGAACATGCGGATACGGCCGGAAGCCGTGAGGTTCAGAATACAGGTGGCTGAGAAGCGCTTCGAGGAGTCCGAATACCCTGTCCTCAAATGGGAGAGGATGATCTTTCAATACCCTTCCTCGGGGTTCAAGCTCGTTGTGGAGGAGGGGGAAGCCTACCCGGGCGAGGTTCTCGGGATTCTCGGGCCCAACGGCGTTGGAAAGTCGACTTTCATCAAGCTTTTAAGCGGCGAGCTGAAACCTGTTGAAGGAGAAGTCCTGATATCAGCCGGCAAGGTAAGCGTTAAACCCCAAGAGCTCTCGCCGAGGATTTTCGCCGAGGAAACAGTGTCCCAAGCCCTCAGGAATGCCTCCAGCGAAGCCGTGAACCCGGCTTCATGGCTGTACAACGAGCTGATCAGGAAGCTGAGGCTAAATAGAATGCTCGACAGGAGGATCGAAGAGCTCAGCGGCGGGGAACTCCAGAAGCTCGCCGTGGCAACCTCCCTGGCAAGGGAGGCAGACCTCTACCTCCTCGACGAGCCCTCGGCATACCTGGACGTCGAGGAGAGGATAATCATTGCGAAAGTCATAAGGAAGATCATCGAAGAGAAAAGGAAGACTGCAATAGTCGTGGAGCACGACCTCATGCTTCAAAACTACATCAGCGATAAAATGATAGTTTTCACTGGAAGACCCTCTGTTGAGGGGTTCGCTAGCAAGACGCTAGGGATTAGGGAGGGATTCAACACTTTGTTGATGAATCTTTCAATAACCGTTAGAAAAGACAGCGAGACGGGCCGCCCTAGAATAAACAAGCCGGGATCCGTGTTGGACCGCGAGCAGAAATCCAGGGGCGAGTACTACGTTCCCGATTGA
- a CDS encoding DNA-directed RNA polymerase subunit M, which translates to MVKFCPRCGGPMMPVKKDNEVFFKCSRCGYEVKATKKDLEKYGLKYQVESSKRVVTAKATESKASGLTPEEREMLQEYYEIFLEEFAAEEGEAGEGD; encoded by the coding sequence GTGGTAAAGTTCTGCCCGAGATGCGGCGGACCCATGATGCCTGTTAAGAAGGATAATGAAGTGTTCTTCAAGTGTAGCAGGTGCGGCTACGAGGTTAAGGCGACCAAGAAGGACTTGGAGAAATATGGTTTGAAATACCAGGTTGAGTCGAGCAAGAGGGTCGTGACTGCGAAGGCCACTGAGAGCAAGGCCTCGGGCCTCACTCCCGAGGAGAGGGAGATGCTCCAAGAGTACTATGAAATATTCCTCGAGGAGTTCGCAGCCGAGGAAGGAGAAGCCGGTGAGGGAGATTAA
- a CDS encoding 30S ribosomal protein S17e — protein MGKIRIRVVKRTARELLEKYPDLFTRDFEQNKTLVSRLVETQSKKMRNLVAGYVTHLVAVKEKKAKA, from the coding sequence ATGGGTAAGATAAGGATTAGAGTCGTGAAGAGAACAGCTAGGGAACTACTGGAGAAGTACCCGGATTTATTTACACGAGACTTCGAGCAAAACAAGACCCTGGTCTCCAGGCTCGTTGAAACACAGTCCAAGAAAATGAGAAACCTCGTAGCCGGCTACGTCACCCACCTCGTGGCTGTTAAGGAGAAGAAGGCTAAAGCCTGA
- the dnaG gene encoding DNA primase DnaG has product MSKYLIKARIEIDGVVEKHDIVGAIFGQTEGLLGDQFDLRQLQDKGRIGRIQVNTKIQGSKTLGEILIPSNLDRVETALLAALIESVDKVGPYDASLRIVDIVDLRLEKIKKIMERAEEILRKWSKEKAPDVREIIKSIQEMLRAPEPVSYGPEELPAGPDVDKSDTLILVEGRADVINLLRYGINNVIAIGGARKVPETLKKLAETKKIVLFVDGDHGGDLILKEVLRNLKVDSIARAPAGREVEELTGREVEEALSKSVSVFDYLNNLAKQGSKEAQHLLQVQQKLHKLPAEAKPVEAREEAPPQPPPPVEKEEVIVLPGRIAEEVKALYGTLEAVIYDQNWNPLKRIPAREIFNEIDSAQPGSIHGVLVDGVITQRLVSAAAEKNVKVVVGARLGNVDDKPRDLVVLTFNELS; this is encoded by the coding sequence ATGAGCAAGTATTTGATAAAGGCGAGGATAGAGATAGACGGCGTTGTCGAGAAGCACGACATCGTCGGCGCAATATTCGGTCAAACCGAGGGACTCCTCGGCGATCAGTTCGACCTCCGCCAGCTCCAGGACAAGGGTAGGATAGGGAGGATTCAAGTCAACACAAAGATCCAGGGGAGCAAAACCCTTGGAGAAATCCTCATACCAAGCAACCTGGACAGGGTTGAAACCGCTCTCCTCGCAGCATTAATAGAGAGCGTTGACAAGGTTGGACCCTATGATGCTTCGCTGAGGATTGTCGACATCGTTGACTTGAGGCTTGAGAAGATAAAGAAGATCATGGAGAGGGCCGAGGAAATACTGAGGAAGTGGAGCAAGGAGAAGGCCCCGGACGTCAGGGAGATCATAAAGAGTATTCAGGAAATGCTTAGAGCTCCGGAGCCGGTTAGCTATGGTCCAGAGGAGTTGCCGGCCGGGCCCGACGTCGACAAGTCGGACACTTTAATACTGGTTGAGGGAAGGGCCGACGTAATAAACCTGCTTAGGTACGGGATTAACAACGTCATAGCGATCGGGGGAGCGAGAAAAGTCCCCGAGACCTTGAAGAAGCTTGCAGAAACCAAGAAGATCGTCCTCTTCGTCGACGGAGACCACGGCGGAGACTTGATACTGAAGGAAGTCCTGAGAAACCTTAAGGTAGACTCCATAGCTAGAGCGCCGGCTGGCAGGGAGGTAGAAGAGCTGACCGGGAGGGAAGTGGAAGAGGCCTTGTCTAAAAGCGTAAGCGTATTCGACTACTTGAACAACCTCGCCAAGCAGGGTAGCAAGGAGGCTCAACACCTGCTCCAGGTGCAACAGAAGCTCCACAAGCTCCCGGCCGAGGCGAAGCCGGTGGAGGCTAGAGAGGAGGCTCCGCCGCAACCGCCTCCGCCGGTCGAGAAGGAGGAGGTCATCGTCCTCCCGGGTAGGATAGCCGAGGAGGTCAAGGCTTTATATGGGACTCTCGAGGCAGTAATCTATGATCAAAACTGGAACCCGTTGAAGAGGATCCCCGCTAGAGAAATATTCAATGAAATAGACAGCGCGCAACCGGGAAGCATCCACGGAGTACTTGTAGACGGCGTTATAACTCAAAGGTTGGTGAGCGCGGCTGCAGAGAAAAACGTTAAGGTTGTCGTTGGAGCGAGGCTCGGCAACGTTGATGACAAGCCCCGCGACCTAGTGGTTTTAACGTTCAACGAGCTCTCCTGA
- a CDS encoding 50S ribosomal protein L37e, giving the protein MTKGTSSMGKKSRGKTHIRCRRCGRHSFNVSKGYCAACGYGRSKRMRRYSWANKKVNRVRIV; this is encoded by the coding sequence TTGACCAAGGGAACATCAAGCATGGGCAAGAAGAGCAGGGGTAAGACGCACATTAGGTGCAGGAGGTGCGGGAGACACAGCTTCAATGTCTCGAAAGGATACTGTGCTGCATGCGGCTATGGGCGTAGCAAGAGAATGAGAAGATATTCGTGGGCTAATAAGAAGGTAAACAGGGTTAGGATTGTCTAG
- a CDS encoding LSm family protein: MSETAHKMLEENIGNIVLIKIKDDITLRGKLRSYDQHLNIVLDDVEEIKEGGDTRKLGTVVIRGDTVVFISPITE; encoded by the coding sequence TTGAGCGAGACGGCGCACAAGATGCTCGAGGAAAACATTGGAAACATAGTCTTGATCAAGATTAAAGACGATATAACCCTTCGCGGAAAGCTCAGGAGCTACGACCAGCACTTAAACATCGTGCTGGATGACGTGGAGGAGATTAAAGAGGGAGGAGATACTAGGAAGCTGGGCACGGTTGTGATAAGAGGAGACACCGTAGTGTTCATATCACCTATAACTGAGTGA
- a CDS encoding DUF1947 domain-containing protein — protein MVKRYPLSKKERRKLWEELSYMGDFSISDEALVEYYQDENGERILVNGEAAFFKLGDKWIPHLRFVLKNLDALSLPRILVDKGAMQALLRGADLMAPGIKAIEGAFREGDIVVICEFESRKPFAIGRALAPSDPITKGELRRGKVVENIHYFNDEFWRHGP, from the coding sequence ATGGTGAAGAGATACCCTTTGTCGAAAAAAGAGCGCAGGAAGCTGTGGGAAGAGCTATCGTATATGGGGGATTTTAGTATCAGTGATGAAGCGCTAGTGGAATACTACCAGGATGAGAACGGTGAGAGAATACTCGTGAACGGTGAAGCAGCCTTCTTCAAGCTCGGGGACAAGTGGATACCTCATTTAAGGTTCGTCTTGAAGAATCTCGATGCATTAAGCCTCCCGAGGATCCTCGTGGACAAGGGGGCGATGCAAGCACTGCTTAGGGGGGCGGACTTAATGGCGCCGGGGATTAAAGCCATTGAAGGAGCCTTCAGAGAGGGCGACATCGTCGTGATCTGCGAGTTCGAGTCCAGGAAGCCTTTCGCCATCGGGAGAGCCCTGGCCCCGTCCGACCCGATCACTAAGGGCGAGTTGAGGAGGGGAAAGGTTGTCGAGAACATACACTACTTCAACGACGAGTTCTGGAGGCACGGCCCCTGA
- a CDS encoding peptidylprolyl isomerase: MPFNPGDFILVEYVVRIKETGTLLDTTDQELAKKENIYEADKLYGPSLVVLGRGWMNELVEQELMKMDVNEEKEIEVPPERGFGERDSSKVKTFSLKEFQRRGYSLNVGDVVEVGGVKGVVKSISGGRVVIDFNHPLAGKTLVYKVKVVGKIEDFKDKVKALASRHLSIVSNDIDVSYDEGEKKLLVGIPGKYLSRRELNYSKISLATDLFDLFKDAVEKLVFQETLSRTMPESS, encoded by the coding sequence ATGCCTTTCAACCCTGGAGACTTCATACTAGTAGAGTATGTCGTAAGGATTAAGGAGACCGGGACACTGCTCGACACCACCGACCAGGAGTTAGCCAAGAAGGAAAACATCTACGAAGCAGACAAGCTCTACGGTCCATCCCTAGTAGTCCTTGGCAGAGGATGGATGAACGAGCTCGTTGAGCAGGAACTCATGAAGATGGATGTGAACGAGGAGAAGGAGATCGAAGTGCCGCCTGAGAGGGGCTTCGGCGAGAGGGATTCGAGCAAGGTGAAGACTTTCAGCTTGAAGGAGTTTCAGAGGAGGGGGTACAGCTTAAACGTTGGAGACGTCGTGGAGGTCGGCGGAGTCAAGGGCGTGGTTAAAAGCATAAGCGGGGGTAGGGTGGTGATCGACTTCAACCACCCGCTGGCTGGGAAGACCCTGGTCTACAAGGTGAAAGTTGTGGGCAAGATCGAGGACTTCAAGGACAAGGTTAAAGCGCTCGCGTCGAGGCACTTGTCGATAGTGAGCAACGATATCGACGTCTCCTATGATGAGGGAGAGAAGAAGTTGCTCGTGGGTATACCGGGGAAGTACTTGTCTAGGAGGGAGCTCAACTACTCTAAGATATCCCTAGCCACAGACTTGTTCGACCTATTCAAGGATGCTGTCGAAAAACTAGTGTTCCAGGAGACGCTGTCGAGGACGATGCCCGAGTCAAGCTAA
- a CDS encoding NAD(P)-dependent glycerol-1-phosphate dehydrogenase, protein MHNIHEITLPLKVIVGHGVIDKVVELLPSSVGKVGLITGELTYELAGKRVDEALRASRDVYVWRAPNAMVSTAEVIAEKARERRVDAVIGVGGGKVIDVAKYVAKETGSIMVSIPTTPSHDGIASPFASLKGTGKPTSIYTKTPYAVIADIEVIAKAPRRLVLAGFGDLVGKLVAVKDWALAHRLRGEYYGEYAAQLALMSAKHVLKFHEIIASGSLEGIRILVEALVSAGVAMCIAGSSRPASGSEHLFSHALDIVAPGKALHGEQVALGTVMMLYLHGDSSWRRVRRVLKKVGLPTNAYELGVEPEKIVEALTLAHSIRPDRYTILGEKGLTREAAYKLARETGVI, encoded by the coding sequence TTGCACAACATTCACGAGATAACCCTCCCCTTGAAGGTGATCGTGGGGCATGGAGTAATAGATAAGGTGGTTGAACTACTCCCTTCCTCGGTTGGAAAAGTGGGGCTGATAACCGGCGAGCTAACCTACGAGCTGGCTGGAAAAAGAGTTGACGAGGCTTTGAGGGCGAGCAGGGACGTGTACGTGTGGAGGGCTCCTAACGCCATGGTGTCCACTGCGGAGGTTATCGCTGAGAAAGCGAGGGAGAGACGAGTTGACGCGGTCATAGGGGTTGGAGGGGGCAAGGTTATCGACGTTGCAAAATACGTGGCCAAGGAGACAGGTTCGATCATGGTTAGCATTCCAACAACTCCAAGCCACGACGGGATCGCGAGCCCCTTCGCAAGCCTCAAGGGGACTGGGAAGCCGACGAGCATATACACTAAAACCCCCTACGCCGTGATCGCTGATATCGAGGTAATCGCCAAAGCCCCCAGGAGGCTTGTGCTCGCTGGATTCGGCGACTTGGTCGGCAAGCTGGTCGCAGTTAAAGACTGGGCCCTCGCCCACAGGCTCAGGGGAGAATACTATGGAGAGTATGCCGCGCAGTTGGCGTTGATGAGCGCTAAACACGTGTTGAAATTCCATGAAATAATAGCGAGCGGAAGCCTCGAGGGCATAAGGATCCTGGTTGAAGCGTTAGTTAGCGCTGGAGTTGCGATGTGCATAGCTGGTTCGAGCAGGCCCGCAAGCGGTAGCGAGCACTTGTTCAGCCACGCCCTCGACATAGTGGCGCCGGGGAAGGCCCTCCACGGGGAGCAGGTCGCCCTCGGGACAGTGATGATGCTTTACCTACACGGCGACTCCTCGTGGAGGAGAGTTAGGAGAGTCCTGAAGAAAGTGGGGTTGCCAACTAATGCTTACGAACTAGGCGTTGAGCCGGAGAAGATAGTTGAAGCACTAACGCTGGCGCACTCAATAAGGCCGGATAGATACACGATACTGGGGGAAAAGGGTTTAACGCGTGAAGCCGCTTACAAGCTGGCTAGGGAGACAGGAGTCATTTAG
- a CDS encoding proteasome subunit beta → MEKAVSKTTTVGLIAGGYVVLAADKRATAGPMVYHKRVKKIMEITPYSAMTISGLVADAQFIVENAKFIAKEYEVKMGKKITIDALANRISLILSAYLRYSPFIVQLLLGGVDDEGAKLYYMDLYGSVSREKYMSTGSGSPVAFGVLEQGYRDGMSLEEAKELAFKAVSSAIMRDSFTGEGVDILVIGPEGVFEETRLFKKTITTV, encoded by the coding sequence ATGGAGAAGGCTGTTTCAAAGACTACGACGGTTGGACTTATAGCCGGGGGTTACGTGGTCCTTGCAGCGGATAAGAGGGCTACTGCTGGTCCAATGGTGTATCATAAGCGCGTGAAGAAGATAATGGAGATCACGCCTTACTCGGCGATGACTATTTCTGGACTAGTGGCGGATGCTCAGTTCATTGTCGAGAACGCTAAGTTCATTGCGAAGGAATACGAGGTTAAGATGGGCAAGAAAATCACCATAGACGCGCTGGCGAATAGGATATCCCTGATCCTATCAGCCTATCTCAGGTATTCACCATTCATAGTTCAGCTTCTGCTTGGAGGAGTCGATGATGAGGGAGCTAAGCTTTACTACATGGACTTGTACGGTAGTGTTTCGAGAGAGAAGTACATGTCCACCGGTAGCGGCTCCCCAGTAGCATTCGGCGTCTTAGAGCAGGGGTATCGGGATGGTATGAGCCTCGAGGAGGCCAAGGAGCTCGCCTTCAAAGCTGTTTCCTCAGCAATCATGAGGGACAGCTTCACTGGTGAAGGAGTCGACATCTTGGTCATAGGTCCTGAAGGGGTTTTCGAGGAGACCAGGTTGTTCAAGAAAACCATTACAACGGTTTAA